The DNA segment GGAACATCGTCGTCGGGTCCTTGCGCGATTGCGGCGGAAGCCGGGTCGGGTTGGGGACGAGACCCGAATCCGAGCCTGGTGAAGAGGTTGTTCATCGGAGATTTATAGACGGAGATGGATCTAGCGGTTTTGGGGAAAGGGGAAGTGGGTTTGGCTCTTTTGGATAGAGAGAGTGCAGCTTTGGAGAGAGACTGGAGAGGTTTAGAGAGAGACGCGGCGGAGATTACCGGAGGAGAGGCGACGAGAGATAGCATTATCGAAGGGAAGGGAGAAAGAGTGACGTGGAGAAATAAGAAACCGTTAAGAGTCggatatttattatattaaaagcCCAATGGGCCTAAACCCATTTAAACAAGACAAGATAAATGGGCCGTGTGGTAACAGAGTGTTACGTTCGGTTTCAAATGCCAACGCCATAGGAACAAAACAAACGTGTCCTCAAGTAAACCCCTGCCGTTTACACCTCAATGACTGCATGGTGAAGCCATTAACACGTGGCGTAGGATGCATGACGACGCCATTGACACCTGACTCTCTTCCCTTCTCTTCATATATCTCTAATCAATTCAACTACTCATTGTCATAGCTATTCGGAAAATACATACACATCCTTTTCTCTTCGATCTCTCTCAATTCACAAGAAGCAAAATGACGGATACAGCTAGAACCCATCACGATATCACAAGTCGAGATCAGTATCCCCGAGACCGAGACCAGTATTCTATGATCGGTCGAGACCGAGACAAGTATTCCATGATTGGCCGAGACCGAGACCAGTACAACATGTATGGTCGAGACTACTCCAAGTCTAGACAGATTGCTAAGGCTGTTACCGCAGTCACGGCCGGTGGGTCCCTTCTTGTCCTCTCCAGTCTCACCCTTGTCGGAACTGTCATTGCTCTGACTGTTGCCACTCCTCTGCTTGTTATCTTTAGCCCAATCCTTGTCCCTGCTCTTATCACCGTTGCATTGCTCATCACCGGCTTTCTCTCCTCTGGTGGCTTTGGCATTGCAGCTATAACCGTCTTCTCTTGGATCTACAAGTAAGTAGacatttaaacatatattttaatttgtacaatatgttttaagaagcggtaatttattaaataaaacataatggTTGAATATAGCGACATGCCTTGTGAGGGGAAGAAAAAGTACAAACCATAAAATTATACATAACCGACAAGTGGGTTTTTAGATATTACATTAAAATGCCGTTTTACATCATCATTTTGGCTAGCCAAACACAAGACTTGACTTAGCTAGCTTGATAACGTACGTGTAGTATATGATGCATGCACGTGTGTGCGAATTGTGATGAATAGGTATGCAACGGGAGAGCACCCACAAGGGTCAGATAAACTGGACAGTGCAAGGATGAAGCTGGGAGGCAAAGTTCAGGATATGAAGGACAGAGCTCAGTACTATGGACAACAACACACAGGTGGCTATGGACAACAGCAAACAGGTGGGGAACACGACCGTGACCGTACCCGTGGAACCCAGCACACTACCTAAATTACGCCATGACTATTTTCATAGTCCAATAAGGCTGATGTCGGGAGTCCAGTTTATGAGCAATAAGGTGTTTAGAATTTGATCAATGTTTATAATAAAAGGGGGAAGATGATATCACgagtctttttttctttttggcttTTGTTAAATTTGTGTGTTTCTATTTGTAAACCGTATATGTTGTACTTCTTTCCCTTTTTAAGTGGTATCGTCTTATGGTAAAACGTTATGTTTGGTCTTTCCTTTTCTCTGTTTCGGATAAAAAGACTGCATGTTTTATCTTTAGTTATATTATGTTGAGTTCATAGATCTGGTTCCGTAGAGTAGACTAGCAGCCGAGCTGAGCTGAACTGAACAGCTGGCAATGTGAACACTGGATGCAAGATCAGATGTGAAGATCTCTAATATGGTGGTTGGATTGAACATATCGTGTCTATATTTTTGTTGGCATTAAGCTCTTAACATAGATATAACTGATGCAGTCATTggtacatatgtatatatagcaAGGAATTACAATGGCaacccaaacttcaaaaacagtAGGCCACCTGAATTGCCTTATCGAATAAGAGTTTGTTTTCCCCCACTTCATGGGATGTAATACATGGGATTTGGGAGTTTGAAAGAGCGTTGAGACATGGCAGAACCCAACAAATCACTCCATTGATCACCTGAATTGCCTCTGATCCTATACCCTTCTTTCACCATCTCATCCCTCTTCTCTGACTTGAATATGGTCGCCGTTTTGTGGTCATCATCCAACGACCTGGTTGCATACATCACCAAATAAAAGCGTTAAGCATCCAAATCCAATACTAACAATAATGACCAGAGCAACATTGTATTGAAGGAAAATAAATTGAGTCTAAGAAAGCTGAAAATTTGAGTATGCAATACCTCAGAATAAGCTCGTCCCAATTATTGAAACCGGCATTGATCAGGTTCTCGATAGTGATAACCCTGTGGTTCTCTCTTCGCCCTGTAAGCAGGATGACTTTGTACCCCAAATCTTTAACCTTCTCATAAAGCTTCAAGCTTGGTGCTATTGCAGGTGCAGCTCCTTTCTCCACCCACTTATCAAACTTCGTATGATCAAAAACTTCCAACcttcaaaatttccaaaaacaGACATAGATTCATATCTGAAACATTTACGGTTATATCATAGATCCTGTCCTGAAGTTTCCAGACAAGCAAACAAAgtatatgacaaaaaaatacaattttttattgtAAAGGAAGAAACTTTCAGACAAAACATTTTACCCACAACCGTGTTCCAAATAATAAGGAAGATTCGACAAGAGAGTCTCGTCAATATCGAAGATCCAAGTATCCTTCCCATCGTCACCGCTAAACCCAAAGCTGCTCGCGTACACGTTAGCCTCTTCCGAGACCCTCTCCAAATCGACGACGTAGCCTCTACCCATCAGGTAATCTTTCACGTAACCGGCGCATTCCGCCGGAATCGTCTTCCACGGCGCGAGATTGTTCGTCTCCGCCGCGAATCTCCAGCTCGTGCAATTCACATTGACGTTATCGTCGTCGACGGCGCTCTTGAGCTCCTGGGTCTCGAAGATCAACGGTCGCGGAAGGACGTACGAGGTGGCGTTTTCGTTTGAAAGCGCGAGAGAGGACAAGGACAAGACAAGAAGACTCACAAGCATCCGCATCGTGTAATGCCGGAAACAAAAAGATGTGATTTTGATCAAATGGGTATCAAGAATATTCAAAAGGGTCTTCAAGAATCTGATAAAGTTCCACGATGGTGAAAGGAATCAGGACTTAAAGCGAAATCAGAAGAAAAATGGAGAGGAGAAGAGTTTCATTTTCCCAATCAAGAAGATAGAATGGAATAAAGAAACCCTAGAAACAGCAAACTTTTCCCTCAagtcctgttttttttttcttttgtcaatgGAGGAGGAATCTGAGACAGAAAGCTACTGTTTCTTTTTGGGTAATGAAGAAGACAAGATCCTTTGTTCTGTAATGGccataaataaatatagataacaaaaaataaataaaggcGTGTGGTTTCGGTTTTTAATCTGTGACAATTAATTATAAGTTCGGTTTATCTTTAGAATCACAAAACAAAAGTTCGCTTCGAAAGAACGGAACAGGAAGAATACACAGTGGGACGTCTTGCCGTTTATACACCAAAAAAACGCTACACAGTTTTGGTTTTACTTTAGTCTAGACCTCCACTCCATGATGGCTGTGTAAAGAGTATAGTTGGGCAGAAGGTTCTTGCTAAGTAACGGTGAATCAGTCATCGGCGATGTGTTGTGCTCCTCAAACCACTCCTCTATCGCACGACGGTCATATGTGTATCCATCAGCCGCAACGCATGGCTCGTTCATCACGTCCTGCATTGAATAAACAAGCTCTCACATTTTAGTATTCTCATCTAACCACTTGACTTTCAATGACATAAAGAACAAGGTTTATATAAGAGTTACCTTAAGTAAGGGGCAGAGGAAATGAAACGGAGGTTGAGTCGGCACACTGGAAATCGAATTCCTTGCCTTCTCAGCTACTTTCTTTAGGCTCTCAAGCGCCGGAAGAATCTGATCTCTTAAGTCAGGCCTATCTTTCCCACGCAGCTCTGTGCAACATAGAGCCAATGAGGTCAGTTCCCTGGTCTCTTCAACTGGCCAGTTACCTGCTTTCTGATCCAAGATCTTGAGAAACTCATCGTTACTATCCATTGCACTCTCAACTAAGTGTGTCAATGCCATAGGCGGTTTTGCTGTGAGGAGCTGAAGAACTATCATTCCAAATGAATAAACATCTGATTTAGATGATATCATTCCCGTGCGTTGATACTCTGGATCCATGTAACTCAACGTTCCCACAGGGCTTGTTTGTTTGTATATAGTGAACTTAGTTGATAAAGGGTCGACTTGAACCATCGTTGAGAGTCCAACGTCTCCCACTTTGCTGACAAAGTTGTGATCAAGTAAGATGTTTGCCGGTTTTAGATCACGGTGAATGATGGGTTTAGGTTTCGATTTGTGGAGGAAGACAAGAGCTGCAGCTACTTCCCATGCGATCCTAACCCGCTCAAACCACGGGAGTGGTGGACTGTTGTTGACTTGGAATAGTCTGTCCTCCAAGCTACCGTTTTCCATGTACTCATAAACTAAAGCTCCTTGCTCAGGGCATGCTCCTAGAAGGAGTACCAAGTGAGGGTGCCGAATCTTACTCAAGATTTCGAGCTGCAAAgtaaaatgaagcttcttaaaaaaaagaagttccgaaaccgaaccaaaatttcaAGCCTAGTTAACCACATATATAGGCGAATTCCGGTGAGTTAAGCAACCCGGATTCAAAATAACCCCACGCACTAAATAGCCACGCAGATATAAGGCCATTCTTTAGGCTTTATTTGAATATCCGGAGAGAGGGTCTATCCCTAAACTACATCTCCTCTTGGATAACTAGTCCAGACCTTCAATAGGTCCGGGATACTCatagattaataaaaaattaagtattCAAGTCTAGTTCCATACCTCTTGTTGGAACTGTTTGGAGAGACCATTTTCAGCGGAGTGCAGAACTTTGACAGCTGCGGTTGTATGATGCATATTACACTTGTAAACAGATCCATAAGCTCCCATTCCAATCTTCAACTCTTCTGAGAACGATGAAGTGGCAGCCACAATTTCTTCCCAAGTGAAGTGCTGATATTGCAGCCGCGGAGAGCCAAGAGTGTCTTCaagcttctctttctccttaGCATCACGAGCAGCTTTCCTCTCAGCTTCTCTTCTCTGAGcaatctctctctctgctcTTTCTCTCATGCTCTCTGCATCTCTCTTCGCCTTTTCAAAGTTCTGCTTCTCCTTTTCTGCTAATTCTCGAGCTTCATACTCCTTTAGCTTTAGCTCTTCAAGCTTTATGGCTTCTTCTAACCGACGTTGGTTAAGCTCACCAAGCTGAAACGTTGTCAAGATgcattgaaaaaacaaactaaTAGGTTCATTGCCAAGTTATATAAGACTATGCGGCCTTTACCTTTCGAGAAGCATCAAAGGTTTCGGTTTGGGCAGCAGTATACATTTCTTGAACATGTCTAAGCTCAGCTCTCAACTTCTCAACCTCAAAGCTTAGGTTTACCTAAACAAACAACCTTacattattatttcatttacaagaaaatacaatttaaaaCTCCATTTTAGTATACCTGGTTATCTGTATAAGAATGTTCAGTTAGATTATCAGACATGTTGGAAGCTTGTTGAGAAGCCCGAGAGTGAGTGGTATCAATCACCATGCCTGTCCAACTAAATTTACCACCGGCATTCCCATATTCACGGTTGCTAGATGAAGAACTCATAGCGTCTTTTCTCTCCTCATAATCTCTAAGCCGTGGAGTCCAACGTGATGTAGTATCTGTGCTGCTTCTATTGATACTCGAAACATCTTTAGCTTCCTCTGCATCCATAGACATGCACCTGGTGTCATCCGAGCCAACAGAACTCGTGTCCATTGGAACTGATGCTTGTCTGCCAATTGCCGGGACATGTTGAAATCTCCTGACCGGAAGGGATAGAGCACGAGATTGAGATTGAGAGTCAAGTGCGCTTGAAACTCCATCTGTTGATTCTAGAAGAGAAATGAGGTATAAAAGTTAGACCTACCCACTATGTATGGTAgcatatttatacaaaataccaatgttcaagaaatcgctaGACTGTAGCTAAGCGTTTTATAGAAAATTACTGTTTAGGGAGACGTCTAGACCGATTTTTTGAATGCTTAGATCGATTTTTTTATAAGATCGTTTCATTCAGCAACTAGGCGCGGCttaaaccgatttttagaacagtGCAAAATACATTGATGAGTCATGTACCTGAGTTGGGACCAGAAGAACCACTGGAGGAATCAGTTCTTTCACTACCATCATCTCTTATAGTTGCATTGCCGTCTGAGTCTGATGGCCGGACGCATGACAATTTTCCTTTTGAAACAACATAGACTGTACAAAAGTTCGGCACCAAAGCTGATATCGCCGAGCACATATCAGCTTTCCTGAATTTTTCAAAGCAGATTCATTGGGACaagaaaccaaaacaataaAAGGTTCAAGGCTAGCAGCTCATCTGTGTGTAGTGTACCTTGAGAAAAAGCTACGGGATGAGCCTCCAATGACAAGTCTCTCTATTGAATTCCGAGAAACCACTTCAGCTATAGCGGCTGCCACATTATCTGACTCGATCACATGAACTTCTACAGCAACCTTTCTCCGCTCGAACATTTTCTTATAAGGTTTAAGAACTTCTTCAGCCTGCCACAGCACTTCCTGTCTATATGCAGCTACTACATCATCTCGAACCTCGGATATAGGGATTGTATTTCCCACTTGAGAATAAGCAACAAAGGAACATCAGAGTTTTGTCAGTTACAATAGTCTTTAAGTTTCACAAATAAACAGAAACATGAGTCTTAGTTGGAGCTTTACTTGGTGTAGGTACAGAAGTAATCCTTGGATGGATGTGAAGTAGCTTGAAGCCAACATTGGCTTCAGGAGCAAATTTTTCAAGCGCCCATGTAACAACATTTTTGTTTTTCCTGCTCTCACTAAGAGCCACGAAGACGGTATGAGATGGAGGAGGAAAagttggaggaggaggaggaagggcAAGAGTGTCTGGTGATCTACTCATAgtctttcttgttttcttcgtTTTGCTTTTACCCTACACACTCAAACCATTTCAGACACAGCAAAACAATGTCTTTAAAAGAGAACTTCTTCCTAAAAGTAGAgacaaaacaagaaacaaatagACATGGCCAGCCCTAAGATTTAAGGTTCTATaggaattttttaaaagatttcaaCTAAAACAATTTTCGTTATAAACTTGGAggcctaaaatattttttcttagcACAATGCTATTAACCAAGTCGATCTTCAGGGTAATAGATTTGAACCCTTAATAGTAACTAAAGTGTAAAGCAAGTAACCCAGAATTTGAATCTACCTGGTAGGAAGAGACTTAAGTCAAACCCAAGACAGAACAGGAGAGAAGAGGAACGTTATGCTTCTATTTCAGAAAAGCATTTAATGACAGAAAGAGCagccgaagaagaagaagacccaCGTTCGTGCTGCTAATCTCAGATACAATCAATGGCTTCTTATAATCACAGAATCTTATGAAGATATCAAAACaattattacaaaaaataagaaaatgagACAACTTGCTCATGTTATTATATCGTCAAAGGATCACTCCTGGTATATACTCTTTTGGTTCTCGACAGAATTTTCATTCATTATCGTAGTGACAGAAGAGAGTGTGTAATGAAAGAATGAAGTATtctctatcttatatattaaaagagaagtcatgacttctttcatgtgtgattttttttttaatttggaccatcacttagaaatcttattaaatatattttgttaggactaataatacatagaatctttagaatactttaatcataatatcttttgatatctttttattttaagtataaatatatttattttaaaaatctaacaaatctgttttaaaagatttttaaaagatcttcattttcgaaattatatttaaatattttcactaatttcaaaattattttgaaatattattatacattaataaattcagtaatcgtttataaaataaaaatttttgtaatattttatatattatataattataatcaatcatattaaaaaatattatattgagctaagtataataaaattgtattaaatttataaattttattttcataagtataaaatatttatgttcaaaaataaaatctaatacgTTGGTAAGATGGTtaagcaaaatatataatacatgtataaaaattaacatgtatttctttaaagcttataatataaaatctttataactactttaatcataatatatttttatttcaaatatatatatttatatattatatttaaaaattctaataaatctgtgtaagaGTATTTTAACAAtagtttaatgtattttaagttatcgtttataaaataaaaaataaataaattatatcatattttatccactttatagtcatgatcatgttaaaataaaattattatacttaaataaatatgataaaaatatattcaattgataaatttataaatttattttcataaatataaataattgattttaaaaatataatatgatgatagaacggcttaaaattaacaaactttataatacatgtctaaaaattaacatatcttagacttttgtatatacaataatatattatctaaaatgaataagcataaaaaatattagtaaaaagaaaTACAGCTTTGAaacacgggtcagaatttagcataaagtaaatacaaaataattttcaaatatgttttttcatgaatatattaatttgcttaataactaaatgcaaatacaataagataaatatataataagaagtaaccaaatgattaattataacatgtaaattataaaattattatatttaaaatagttatataaatatttaagtatatgactaatgttaaaaaaatatatcactaatttttaaaaataataatttatatataaaaaaagtaaaaacaaacacccgcgcggttgcgcgggtcaaagtctagttgttattattttaatcaTGTTTATCTCCTAACTCCTATTTATTCGATGAtagtattaattaattattccaTTTCTCAACGCTATTATTAAAAAACTTACGTTTGCTCTTAGTTGCAGGCATGACCTTTGCTTTCCTCACGTCTATATGTCTCccctttataaaaaatttatgttatcagtttttttgtcaactatatTATCAATCGAATAAGATTACAAAGTTGACAAAACTGATTACAGTTTTTTACAAAGTTGGGATTATTCGTTTTAATACCCAAACAAAGTTTGAGTGTCCCTTGTTTGATTACAGTTTACAAATTTATacagtttttttataaatttgttatTATAACAAACCTAaatattacaaagaaaaaaaagtaaaagatgaGGTCCGTCAGCCCCAACCAAACCTGTAAAATACAAAGTAATCCCAACGAACTCAACCGAAAAAAGTCGAAGAGAGAAAACGGATGATGAGGCAACTAAAGACCATGTATGTATGCAACAAATTAAGATGAAGGGGCAAatgtaacaattttttttcatggAGGCTC comes from the Brassica rapa cultivar Chiifu-401-42 chromosome A01, CAAS_Brap_v3.01, whole genome shotgun sequence genome and includes:
- the LOC103862927 gene encoding oleosin Bn-III; the encoded protein is MTDTARTHHDITSRDQYPRDRDQYSMIGRDRDKYSMIGRDRDQYNMYGRDYSKSRQIAKAVTAVTAGGSLLVLSSLTLVGTVIALTVATPLLVIFSPILVPALITVALLITGFLSSGGFGIAAITVFSWIYKYATGEHPQGSDKLDSARMKLGGKVQDMKDRAQYYGQQHTGGYGQQQTGGEHDRDRTRGTQHTT
- the LOC103862947 gene encoding acid phosphatase 1; protein product: MRMLVSLLVLSLSSLALSNENATSYVLPRPLIFETQELKSAVDDDNVNVNCTSWRFAAETNNLAPWKTIPAECAGYVKDYLMGRGYVVDLERVSEEANVYASSFGFSGDDGKDTWIFDIDETLLSNLPYYLEHGCGLEVFDHTKFDKWVEKGAAPAIAPSLKLYEKVKDLGYKVILLTGRRENHRVITIENLINAGFNNWDELILRSLDDDHKTATIFKSEKRDEMVKEGYRIRGNSGDQWSDLLGSAMSQRSFKLPNPMYYIP
- the LOC103862938 gene encoding U-box domain-containing protein 35, producing MSRSPDTLALPPPPPTFPPPSHTVFVALSESRKNKNVVTWALEKFAPEANVGFKLLHIHPRITSVPTPMGNTIPISEVRDDVVAAYRQEVLWQAEEVLKPYKKMFERRKVAVEVHVIESDNVAAAIAEVVSRNSIERLVIGGSSRSFFSRKADMCSAISALVPNFCTVYVVSKGKLSCVRPSDSDGNATIRDDGSERTDSSSGSSGPNSESTDGVSSALDSQSQSRALSLPVRRFQHVPAIGRQASVPMDTSSVGSDDTRCMSMDAEEAKDVSSINRSSTDTTSRWTPRLRDYEERKDAMSSSSSNREYGNAGGKFSWTGMVIDTTHSRASQQASNMSDNLTEHSYTDNQVNLSFEVEKLRAELRHVQEMYTAAQTETFDASRKLGELNQRRLEEAIKLEELKLKEYEARELAEKEKQNFEKAKRDAESMRERAEREIAQRREAERKAARDAKEKEKLEDTLGSPRLQYQHFTWEEIVAATSSFSEELKIGMGAYGSVYKCNMHHTTAAVKVLHSAENGLSKQFQQELEILSKIRHPHLVLLLGACPEQGALVYEYMENGSLEDRLFQVNNSPPLPWFERVRIAWEVAAALVFLHKSKPKPIIHRDLKPANILLDHNFVSKVGDVGLSTMVQVDPLSTKFTIYKQTSPVGTLSYMDPEYQRTGMISSKSDVYSFGMIVLQLLTAKPPMALTHLVESAMDSNDEFLKILDQKAGNWPVEETRELTSLALCCTELRGKDRPDLRDQILPALESLKKVAEKARNSISSVPTQPPFHFLCPLLKDVMNEPCVAADGYTYDRRAIEEWFEEHNTSPMTDSPLLSKNLLPNYTLYTAIMEWRSRLK